In Aedes albopictus strain Foshan chromosome 3, AalbF5, whole genome shotgun sequence, the following are encoded in one genomic region:
- the LOC109400182 gene encoding uncharacterized protein LOC109400182 encodes MRDLSCDIRFPYNWNREFYCGERLQLSVELRCAKVVVLKGVELSVSCRNDTNEPADEYGRYIKDPEEVEDDCKETVKTVSDFKADIDLLGNYDRPIRLQQGTHIFNLNCWLPERISDQSCDTEEEYLSLTVSVRVRKTAKNEEHSPKEMSHSDGWRQTSFTWPGTYGHIRNYSQVQVDICSYHVSNTEDANNRYDYEESEDSFLENWLGCIPMQGELLEEEEECSAIDD; translated from the exons ATGCGTGATTTGAGCTGTGATATTCGGTTTCCTTACAATTGGAACCGTGAATTTTACTGCGGGGAACGGTTGCAACTTTCGGTTGAACTACGGTGTGCCAAAGTGGTTGTGCTGAAAG GAGTGGAGTTGAGCGTTAGCTGTCGGAATGATACGAACGAACCAGCTGATGAGTATGGCCGGTATATTAAGGATCCCGAGGAGGTGGAAGACGACTGCAAGGAAACTGTTAAGACTGTTTCCGATTTTAAAGCTGACATAGATCTCCTAGGAAATTACG ATCGACCAATCAGACTGCAACAAGGAACGCATATATTCAACTTGAACTGCTGGCTACCGGAGAGGATAAGCGATCAGAGCTGTGATACCGAGGAAGAGTATCTTAGTTTAACTGTAAGTGTAAGAGTTAGGAAAACTGCCAAAAATGAAGAACATTCCCCTAAGGAGATGAGTCACTCAGACGGATGGAGACAAACTAGCTTTACATGGCCAGGAACCTATGGTCACATCCGGAATTATTCACAAGTACAGGTGGATATTTGTTCGTACCACGTATCAAACACAGAGGATGCAAATAATCGTTACGATTACGAAGAAAGTGAGGACAGTTTTCTTGAAAACTGGTTAGGGTGTATTCCTATGCAGGGGGAGCTTCTGGAGGAGGAAGAAGAGTGTTCAGCTATAGATGACTAG